From Dehalobacter sp.:
CGAAGGCCTGACGAAGGCTCAGTGCGAAGCCGTCATGGATACGGTTATCGAGCGGAATATTTTCCTCACTTCCAGTGGGGAGTTACAATTAATGCGGGACGTTAAGGTCTACGACAACAACGTGGAGGATCTCTATGATCCTCCCGAAGGATAAGCGCGCCTAGCGCTCTGGAGCTGTTGTTTTGGCAACAGCTTCAGCCCTTTTCCCTCCAGTACATTACTTCCCGCAATCGAAGCAATAAGCTCTATAACAATAGGAACAGCCCAAAACATATATGCAAGTTCTCTATTCGAAAAATTGTCTTGTACTCTGATATTTCAACAGTACATTTGAAGCTGCCAAAAATTCCTGTCTTAATTGATTGATCGTAATTTTACGATGTTCGCTGTCAAGGTTGAATAAGATATCTGTTAAGTTGTCCCGAAATTTTTCTTCAAAATCCCTCGCTCCATTAAAAAAACAGGCTAGAGCTTGATACTCGCCAAATATTTTATCGCGAAAACGTTGCAAAGCTTCAATCTGATAGCTGTCTTGTTCATAAGATATGGCACTCTTCTTATTAAAAAAGATACTAGCCCTGGGATGGCCTCCGCCCCTTTCGTTCAGTTGCCGCGCCAAGTTCCATTCTTCCTCTGAACCGGTCATACCCAGGCCAGCGTCGCTGCCAAAACGATGCCAGAAAATAAAGACAAACCAGTCCGGATTAAATTCTTCTACGGCTGCGTTAATGATGGATTGGGGACGTCCAACATTAGAACATATCTCCTCCCAGCCGAATACGTCCAAAGAAATC
This genomic window contains:
- a CDS encoding DUF2922 domain-containing protein — translated: MANTRYVRLTFATTGGKTFGINVPDPIEGLTKAQCEAVMDTVIERNIFLTSSGELQLMRDVKVYDNNVEDLYDPPEG